In Nicotiana tabacum cultivar K326 chromosome 19, ASM71507v2, whole genome shotgun sequence, one DNA window encodes the following:
- the LOC142173420 gene encoding uncharacterized protein LOC142173420, whose translation MNREHNFCVVALMEPFQKKGLIDRYKRRLNMETTYTNINGQIWLFFDAVVEWELVEDTEQQVTVRVFHHDLGQHMMMTFVYAKCSAIERLDLWDHLYYLASDMELPWLVGGDFNMILHEDKKIGGLPVHPLEYEDFAFCVNSCGLFEQGYKGSPFTWWNGRSNAECIFKRLDRIFVNLPFQNMLPTIEVEHLIRTGSDHAPLLMTCGVQTTNFVKPFRFLNFWTKHATFMDVVRQNWEASFIGDQFLMFKQNIKRVKAALSKWNRETFGDIFKQLAILEDIVRVKEMLFEEEPTTENRIVLQKALSELKKYLNIEEQYWKQKAGMTWFAEGDRNTNFFHNHANGKRKKLQLKRIKRGSGVWIEDQEQLATAAVDFYKKQFTNEGEAFEFHFLNNVPSMVTMDQNLELSRLPTIEEVRASVF comes from the coding sequence ATGAATAGGGAGCATAATTTTTGTGTAGTTGCATTGATGGAGCCTTTTCAAAAGAAGGGACTCATTGATAGATATAAAAGGAGGTTGAATATGGAGACTACTTATACAAATATTAATGGGCAAATATGGTTGTTCTTCGATGCAGTGGTGGAATGGGAATTAGTGGAGGATACTGAGCAACAGGTGACTGTGAGAGTGTTTCACCATGACTTGGGGCAGCACATGATGATgacatttgtttatgcaaaatgttcaGCAATAGAGAGGTTGGATTTGTGGGATCACTTGTATTATTTAGCAAGTGATATGGAATTACCATGGTtggtaggaggggatttcaatatGATATTGCATGAAGACAAAAAAATAGGGGGACTTCCAGTACACCCTCTTGAATATGAGGATTTTGCATTTTGTGTAAACTCTTGTGGTTTGTTTGAGCAAGGGTACAAAGGAAGTCCAttcacatggtggaatgggagatcCAATGCCGAGTGTATATTCAAGAGATTGGAtaggatttttgtgaatttgccaTTTCAGAACATGTTGCCAACTATTGAAGTTGAGCATCTAATCAGAACTGGATCAGATCATGCACCGTTGCTAATGACATGTGGGGTGCAGACAACCAATTTTGTCAAGCCTTTCAGATTCTTGAACTTTTGGACAAAGCATGCTACATTTATGGATGTGGTGAGGCAGAATTGGGAAGCGAGTTTCATAGGGGATCAGTTTTTGATGTTCAAGCAGAATATCAAGAGGGTGAAGGCAGCACTCTCAAAATGGAATAGGGAAACATTTGGTGATATCTTCAAGCAATTGGCTATTTTGGAGGACATTGTTAGGGTGAAGGAGATGTTGTTTGAAGAAGAGCCTACAACTGAGAATAGGATTGTGCTTCAAAAGGCTCTATCTGAATTAAAGAAATACTTGAATATTGAGGAGCAGTATTGGAAGCAAAAAGCTGGGATGACGTGGTTTGCTGAAGGAGATAGGAATACAAATTTCTTTCACAACCATGCCAATGGCAAAAGAAAGAAATTGCAACTGAAGAGGATCAAAAGAGGTAGTGGGGTATGGATTGAAGACCAGGAGCAATTGGCTACAGCTGCAGTGGACTTCTATAAAAAACAGTTCACAAATGAAGGTGAAGCTTTTGAATTTCATTTTCTCAATAATGTACCTTCAATGGTCACTATGGATCAAAATTTGGAACTTAGCAGATTGCCAACAATTGAAGAAGTAAGGGCATCAGTTTTTTAG